In the Bos taurus isolate L1 Dominette 01449 registration number 42190680 breed Hereford chromosome 21, ARS-UCD2.0, whole genome shotgun sequence genome, one interval contains:
- the SERPINA12 gene encoding serpin A12 precursor, with translation MNPFLGLGLLLAGLLTVEGLLKSNFSPENHEAVSQGQVEKGKGTAQELAKRNADFGLKLFKKLSFSSPDNNILFSPWSISMAFSMLSLGAQDSTLAEIKEGFNFRNIPEKDLHEAFHYLIHRLNQRNQDQRLGLGNALFIDQKVKPKQKFLTEVRNMYKADTIPTNFRNSENAQKQINNYVSQKTQGKINNLVKNIDPGTVMLLINYIFFRARWQHEFDPKETKEEDFILDRNKTVKVPMMFHVGMYKVGHDDQLSCTILEIPYQSNFTAIFVLPEEGRMKQVEQALGPDTFARWKKLLVRRVADVFVPRLTITSSYDLKKMLSHLGISKIFEEHGDLTRISPHRNLKVDEAVHKATLKMDEKGTEGAAGSGAQTLPMETPIRVKINHRFLLMIWETKMNNLLFFGKIVNPSGR, from the exons ATGAACCCCTTTCTGGGCCTGGGCCTGCTTCTGGCTGGCCTCCTCACTGTGGAAGGTCTTCTGAAGTCCAACTTCTCTCCAGAGAATCATGAAGCTGTGAGTCAGGGCCAagtagagaagggaaaggggacaGCTCAAGAGCTCGCAAAGCGAAACGCAGACTTTGGACTCAAGCTGTTTAAGAAACTGTCCTTCAGCAGCCCTGACAATAACATCTTATTCTCCCCCTGGAGCATCTCTATGGCCTTCTCCATGCTGTCTCTGGGTGCCCAGGACTCCACCCTGGCTGAGATCAAGGAGGGCTTCAACTTCAGGAACATCCCTGAGAAAGACCTCCATGAAGCCTTCCATTACCTCATCCACAGGCTGAATCAGAGGAACCAGGACCAAAGGCTGGGGCTCGGGAATGCCTTGTTTATTGACCAGAAGGTAAAGCCCAAGCAGAAGTTTCTGACAGAAGTCAGGAATATGTACAAGGCAGACACCATCCCCACCAACTTCCGGAACTCAGAAAATGCTCAGAAGCAGATCAATAACTATGTCAGTCAGAAAACCCAGGGGAAAATCAACAACCTAGTCAAGAATATAGACCCTGGCACTGTGATGCTTCTTATCAACTATATTTTCTTTCGAG CCAGGTGGCAACATGAGTTTGACCCAAAGGAAACGAAAGAGGAAGATTTCATTCTGGACAGAAACAAGACCGTGAAGGTGCCCATGATGTTCCATGTGGGCATGTATAAAGTGGGGCATGACGACCAGCTTTCCTGTACCATCCTGGAAATACCTTACCAGAGCAACTTCACGGCCATCTTTGTTCTTCCTGAGGAGGGCAGAATGAAGCAAGTGGAGCAAGCCCTGGGGCCGGACACTTTTGCCAGATGGAAGAAGTTACTCGTACGAAG GGTCGCAGATGTGTTTGTGCCCAGGTTGACCATCACCAGTAGCTACGACCTGAAGAAGATGCTTTCCCACCTGGGCATCAGCAAAATCTTTGAGGAACACGGTGATCTCACCAGGATCTCCCCTCATCGGAACCTGAAAGTGGACGAG GCGGTGCACAAGGCTACCCTGAAGATGGATGAGAAGGGCACAGAGGGAGCCGCGGGCTCCGGAGCGCAGACGCTGCCCATGGAGACACCGATTAGGGTCAAGATAAACCACCGCTTCCTGCTGATGATCTGGGAGACTAAAATGAATAACCTGCTCTTCTTTGGAAAGATTGTTAATCCTTCTGGGAGATAA